ACCCGTTTCATGCACCGGTTTACGGACTGGCTGTACGTATTAACAGCTCCGCCTCCGAAACCGCACACCGCTTCGTTAGTAGGCGCGGATGACGCGAGacctcgtttttttttttttccgaatccaaatttaatATATACGAAGCCTTCCTCACCCGTCCcacacagagagggagagagagggagagttgaGCAGAAGAGGGTTCGAAGATGGGGGAAGCAGCGGGGCAGGGTGTTGTCGAGGTTACAACAGCGTCCAAGAAGGAAGTTGGGTTCCCTTTTCCTGGCCCAATTGCTCAGTTGCAGATAAGATTCAGGGCTTTGGAGAATGGGTTTAAGACATGGCTCAGCAAGCAATCCCTTCCCGTCGAAGCGGCCATTGTTACCGCCACCAGCGCCGCTCAAGGTGCTGCCATCGGCGCCTTCATGGGTACTCTCACTGCAGACGTTTCCTCCTCTCTCCCAGTCCCTCCTCAAGGCGCTGCTCTCAATCCCCAAGCCATGGCATCCCTTCAACAGGCTCAGGtatttcctctcttctcttcctgCTTTTTTCTGGCACCATGtcgtttccatttttttttctctcatcccTTCCTTTCTAGTCTTCTTGAGCTCGGTGTCTACGAATTATTAGTTTGCTTTCATGGGTGTCCATGCAACGGCTTTTGGTTTGGCTACATAGAAGTGCGCGTAGAACAACTGTTAAATGATATCATTCCTTGCTCTTTTCCATTATGTTGTTGCTCGAACACGCATATCTGTGGTGGGTTCCCGTCCTTGATTGGGCTAAATTTTTCTTATGCCTGCTTGGTGGGGACCTATATTATGTGCATCTGGTGAATGGCGTTAAGTTGCGACGTCCCGCAGGTGATGGGTTCTTCCGTGAACTTTATTTTCCAGAGATTATCTACTCCTTATGcttacctttttatcatttcGTAGAAAAAAAGAATCTCTTGTGTGCTTCTTTAAAGTGGAAGCTCACTTGCTTGCGTTGGTCCATTCTCGTAGCTTTCCTACCCCCAGGATCTTGCAGTAAATCCTCCAGCCGCTCCTGCTTTTACCTTTAACTGTCCTTTATGTATTATCTTTTGACCATCCAAGAGCATGAGTGCAGGAACCAAGATGTATAAAGATGGACATGCACAACACTGTAAAAATAGTCTCGACAAATGTAACACAACCTCCAAATCTTATTTGAAATGATAGTTTTCTAGGTAGAAAGTGCTCCCTGGTTTTCAAATTCCGATGCAGAGGGCGGCACACAAGCTCTTCTATGCCAAGTGACCTTCAATGCCAATAAAAACTAATGGACAGCATGTAAATATTACCAACCTAGGTTTTGGCTGGAGTTCCATGGACAGTGTTTGACACGGCTTgtcagagagggagaagggagagggagagagagaggatggtaTCCCCAGGTTTGGTTGTGATCTCATGTGCCTAGGATAAAAGTAAAAACAATTATTTCATTTGATTTAAGGACATAGACATAAcgtatttttcttgttatatATCATGTTTTTCTAGAAGTGAGATAATGATTTTTGACCCgtcaaattttgaagcattttcAGCAACTATTTTTATGCTCTCGATCTTTGGTTTTACACCTTTAATCGACGTGTGtcaaatttattgtttttaaaaatagacTCTGAAGTCATATTCAGCAATTTATTTAGCCatttttatcacttttttgaATCAGCTTTGGGCAGAGAACATGGGGACAAAGAAATTGGGTCACATCGTTCTTTTCATGCGTTgagttttttctcaaaatgtctTGAGTTCATTGATGTTTCTTAgggattgattttttttttttcaataagttACCTTCTTCATGAACattaagacaaataaaaaaaattgcacatgTATGTGAAAATTATCAGAAAGATATGGGCTTAATATTTTATggtgaaaaagttaaaactaatGCCCCCCTTCTCTGAGTTCATTTCAAAAACTTCCTGCCTTCTTCATTTATGACTTACTATATTAACTTATTTCTATAGAACCATTCTTGTGTTGAGCCATGATATACTTTACAATGTTAGTGATTTCatgcttaattttttgttatttaatgtTACAAGCTTTAGCAGATTCTAAGGTTATTCagtattaaaaaatttaaatgttaaAGTTATTTGTTCTTAAGAATTCTGATAGTTATAGGGTTATGTGTAACTATAGCAATATGCTAATCCAAAATTTGCAATTAAAATCgtttcatttaattatttttttaatttaaaatcatCATAAACATAAGTATCTTGTAATTTACATTGTGATGAAAAATGTAAGATTAATTGGATAGACATTTCTGTATAGAAATaataatacatgtttttttatttttaattacgtaattgctatgtcacacgggtgcggatgcgatacgggtgcggatacggcaatttcaaattttttggatacgcggacacggttgcattaaatattataaaaaatgataagattaaaaaaaacattaaattaatagttcactcttacaatcttgttagaaaatgtgttttatcacaaaagtactgaatatcTGAAAGCATTGTTCATGAAAAGAATTGGTTgcatcataaaaaattgataaaatgagtGGGATATAAATTTATTCTGAaagctattttttaaatgagtgGGATATAAATTTAAAGTTAACTCATCTGTGTAGACGAGACATTTTCTAGTTTGTGGTGTCTCTTAGAttcacacacgcacacacacatacatatagaAAAACTGGTATATCCCAGACCCCTTAGGtcagagacaaaaaccagaccttctaaattattgtaaaaaaatgattttcaacaaaacataaacattctATTATGTTTGTAAATATTAATTCAACACAAAACATGTTCTTATTCaagttgttaaaaaaaaaaacacttattcTACTATAAAAATTTGGTCTCGTAAGAGCcgttaattttttattactaGAAAAACACGTTAAACTCAAAAAATGACTGTCTGAGTGCATGATTCTCATTTCTCACCAAACCAttattaagatcatatctatatgGCTATATTATACAAAAAATACTTTAGCAATTTTAATAGCCTGGTTTTTGAACTTGACCTAGTGGTCTAGGATCTAccaattactctctctctctctctatatatatatatgtatatatatatatattatgatggCTGCAGTATCTTTTTCAGCATTCTCTggttgtttttgatgaatcaAATTGTATGAATGAACTTAGAACGTTTAAGTTTATAggattcaaaaaagaaaaaagtgaaatcaTATGAGTTAGGTTGAATTCTATAAAATCATTTTTGTCAAGGCTAAGTCACATGAGTGCTGCAAATGGGCTGCTACACCCAAGGCTGTTGTACACTAGGTGTGTCATGGGTGCTTGATAATTGATAATTATTATGTTTCATATTCTAATTCAAATGTATATATCTCTTTTATACTTATGCATGCAAACTTCTTTTGATGcggatctatatatatacatatatatatatatatacttatgcATGCAAACTTCTTTTGATGTggatctatctatctatatctctctctctccctctctctctatatatatatatatatatatatatatatcacaacaTGAGACATTGTCTGATCTTAGTGATcagatgcttttttttttttaaagatgaaAGTGGGGAGACAATGCTTCGCCCTCCCCCTTGATACATATTGCAGGGGGAGGCTGTCGCCTCCCCTCTTTGGAGCTGgcactgcaaaaaaaaaaaatggtagacTCCAAAACCTTTCAGGGTTTTGGGGCTCCCTTTGCTGCCTTGGCCAGGTTGGcactatcttttccttttttttatggtgTTGAAAGGGCCATTCAATATCTCTCATTGGAAGGCGCACAACACATTGTATAGGGGACGATACATCAACGTTGCTGTCCTTCACACCTATTTATATaatttgtatgtatatatgtggttattatataatataatttcaAACGTGATACCCTGTGAACTACAATTAGGTTGGCTAGATGGTTGATAAGTTATTTCACATGTCCTTGTACTTACTCAagctatgtgtgtgtgtatgtgagagagagagagagagagagagatcttgacAAATACCAATCTTAACAACCTGACTTCTAAGTGCATTGCTTGAATGACATACATATATAGCCCTTAGATCAAGCTTCCAACATATGCTCTATGGAGATTTGCTAGTTAACAAACTATGTTACATAGGTACAGGTGTCGGTACAGGtacaaatcattttttaaaaacttgggtgcgggggtacggccgtacacacacacacacatacatacatatatatatatatatatatatatatatatcaaaaaattacaaacaaaatagcatattcataaatcattacatcatgatccaaaatttatagatactaAAAATTCCAAGACAAAAAGTCTGTCCTTTGGGAATTCCAAGGGACTGCTAGCCTACTTCCAAGTTCCATAGCTGTTCCAACTGTTCACGGCGTGGATTTCCTCCCTGACTTCAATAATGCCACTATCAGCCAATGTCGGTTGTGGAAAAAATTGCGGGTCGAGAATGATGGATATACTAGATATATACCAACAACAGTATATCTCTGATTGCCTAGACGAAACGCAGCCCCACGATAAAAAAACAGCCTTTAGAAAGAAGGGGAAACTGGAAAGACCAAGAAAAATACTTGTGGTGGGAACGAAATGCATCTGGTGTTCTTCCTCGGGAGGCGTCTTCTTCTGCTGTGCACAGGGCAATAGGGCAAGAGAGAGGGCATAGGGCGAGGGGCGAAAGGGGTGAGAAGGCGATGGACGAGAGGGGCGAGAGGGTGAAAGGGGTGGGGGGAGGCGAGAGGGCAAGGAACGAGAGGGGCGAGGGGCGGAGAGGCGAGAGGGTGAAGGCATCATgcgagagagggaaaaaaatggttttttaaaacatatgatGGACCATTTTAGACTCGGCCAACTTTGACCGAGTTCGAAATTGGTCAGATTCGACCTCAGGTACGTTGACTATACCCAGCACGGTCAATTCCGCACCTGGGCCGCACCCGTACCTGTGTCGTACCGGTACGGTGCGGGTATACATAGTTAACAAACTTGGGGATCTGATTGATCTTTTTAGAGTATGTTTACTACACCGTTTCAGGCCAAAATAGTAACATATATTCTGAGTGTAAATGAAGTAGACACAAACACTGAACAATGAGAAGCACAAAACAAGGTTTTCAGGAAAAATTATCAAGTCCTTTGTTTTATGGTTTATTTAGATTAGTCGATGTGAACATAGAACAATAAAACATACAATACAAGGTGTTTATGCATTATAAGTTTATTTAATCCAGCATTTTGTGTTCCCACAAGATACTAGAAAATCGGCACTGGGAGTGTCCTTGTGGAACACGCTTGAGATGCCACCATTTCTATGGGAACTAAAATGTTGAGATTGTTGCCTAGAGTATACCTAAGAAACATGCTTGAGATGCATTTTGACATGTTCTCATCTTTTTGCAACCTTAATAGTGTAACGAGCTAGGGAGCCCTAGGGGTGGCCCCCCTAGTATGGCTGAAAccgagccgagtcaagcccgagcttggccagctcgactcggctcaaaaaactcgagctcagctcgaacttgagtcgaactccttatagcaagctccaGCTTAACTTGTGTACACAAAattgagctcgaacttgactcgtttaacccatttaactcgtttagtattcactcgtgtaagcattaacttgtttaacttgtgTAAACGTTAACTCGACTAACTCATTTAAATCGTATAATtcgtttaactcgtgtaacttgtgaaactagttttggcaatattatatagagtactaGTTTGctaatcgagtcgagtataaacgagtcgagttcttgaaatcgaactcgactcgtttatcatttcgagtatctttgtaagttCGAATTTGGCTCGTTTATAGACGAGTCAAGCATGAGCTGAGTTTTTTCGAGTGAGCtcaagtcgagcccgagttaCCTTggcttgttgtgcagccctaacaACAAGGTCTAAGGTGGTGCCTAGGTGATGTGGCCTCGTCCAGGTTCACATCCACCTTAACCCCTTGGTCCAGGCTAAATCTGCCTCTCCTCCCTACCGTCAAGATACCCACCACCTTCCAAGTGTTTCTTATTCATCCGTATGTGCACATAGAACATGTATGACTGGGCATGGCTGCATCATCAACACTAAAGAAGTAGTTAGTCAATGGAGCTGCCATAATTTGGCAAAAGCAAGTAAGATGGTGGCCATCATTGCCTTGTGCTGCCTcttgcaaaaaaggaaaagtctTCCTTATCAATGATTAAAGCGTAGAGCAATTTTATGAAGACAAATGGAAAAGACAAAGATGCTTACATATGGGGAGAGGAGCAACAAAGGCAACTCAAGATGGCAACTTCGATGGGTTCATTAAGTTAAAGATGGTGGCTATTTGGAAATGACAGAGAAACCCACACAATATAATGAAAGCTAATATGTGGAGAACAAGACAAAGGCACCTTTTCTTGCCACGATTTGTGTAAAGAGAATATGAGTTGGATGGGAGACACCTCCATGAGAACATGATGGATGGTCATCAAAAGGAAGATGGATGAAGGATGTGTATATAAGAGCATTTGGTTCTAGTGTGAAAAGCCATAGAAGCCCCCCATGTTGGCATATTCCTGTGTCATTTGGCTCAAGACTTCTTGGACGCATTGGAGGGGGGAAGGACTATGAGATAAAGACAAAATACAAGAGGCCAGACAACAAGAAAGTAGATGGATCCATGCCAATCTTATCATCATTTGGATTCAACTATTTAGGAGGGGATTGGAGATTTGCCATTTACgcatttcgtttttaatttatttccTTTCTAATCAGTTTTCCtgtttaccataggatttgtTATGAATTCGTTATTTAGTTCAAGAAAGTTGGGCGTTGCTTTAGGGATTAGTTTGGGATGCCTATCtgtatttatgttttttttctctcttgtaaTGATAATGAAGCATTGAATAAAAAGCATTGTTCTCCTTTGGTGTGAAAATTCAACTTATGTtctcttttattctttcatCAAATTCCCTTGAAGTTCGAGCTAGTCCCGACCCCTTCTTGTTGTCATCAACAAGCATCTCGTGTTGGAAGTGATTCTCAAACTCTCCTCACCAAATCAAGCATTACACAGGCACCTTGAAAAACCATCATATATTGCATGCTCTTCCTCATAGGtattctttttgttaggcaccTCTGAATGCCCGTGCATGTTCTCTCCTTCTTGGTCAAAAGCTCTCGAATTGGCCTAACAACTCTACCCAGGGCGGAGCTCTCCCTTGTCATCTAGGTGTTGATCTATCCCTGTATTGGCTGTACTCCATTCTTAGCAACTTACTCTTGGAATGTAAGCTCTCTAGTTTTTACATGGATAGCATCTGTTGCAGCGCCACAACTCTcacatttctttcttccatcGCTGCCTTCAAAGCAATAGTGACAAGAAACCTTTGCTAAATAGAGCTTTCATTATGCTTGCAATTGCTGTGCTACATCCTTCTGAACCCATGCCGAATGCAATCAGGCTAAACTTTCAAATTTCTATGGAAGACGTGATATCAATCCTAAGTGGGCAGACCGCTGGCCAGGCTTTGATCACTAGGGCCCGATTTGATGCACAGAGATTTTACTATGCATCGGGGGGAACTTACCCTTTTTGTACGGCTTTTCATACTCAAATCAAACACATGAAAAATTACCCTGCCAAATTCGATGGATCAGGGTAATTTTACCCTGGAAGAAAATTTACCGTCGATTTTTTTCCACGGTAATTTTACCACTCATTACTCTGCCATCAAACGGTGCCTAAGTGACACCTAGATGATGAGGCTGGTGGAGAGGATGAGGATGGAGATGTAGATAAAGGTGGACAAGACCAAGGTGATCTATCAAGTCGAAATAGACATTCTTGCAAATGCATTCTATGCAAGGAAGAACCTCAAGAGGATGTCCTCTCTGGATTCCTTTGGTGGATTTCAGACCTGGGGTTCAATTTCTTTTGGAGTTTTGTCTTGCCTCATGTTGGTTCAGAAAATAATTCACCTGTGGAGTTGTTTGATTTAGGTGAGGTGGTTGGGAATGATTTACTTGCAGAACTTAATTGAGGGAAAGTGGAAACTGATTTTCGATGTGGGAGTTTTGGTGAGATCTTTGGTAGTTTCATGGGTTTATTTTGGGTCAAGAAGAAAGTATAGCAATATCGCGTCCCAAATCAATTCCAAGGAGCCCTTTCCTTGACTTAATTTTGTTGTGAAGAGGATGGAACTGACTGAAATGGATTTTGTTGTTAGCTAAAAGAGGTTCACTCTTGAGCTTTGGGATATGATTTGGTTGCTCCAGACTGCACAAAACTTTGCATCCCTAGTTTCTGATTTTCCTTCTAGGTAATTGGAACTAGAGATGGTATTAATAAATCAGCATTAATATGACAATGAAGAGGTATAAGACCTTCAGGTGCTAAACCCATCAGAAATTATTTTGATTGGAATGTGAAGGCCATCAAGTTTGAAGAGGGTACTATTTGGGGGAGCCTTATTCAGCATTTCTATTTGCAGTATGACTCTTGATTGCATTAGGAATTAACTGCATTGGAGGACTGCATTCCAAATCTGGTTAAGTGCCTTGTTAATACTAACAAAGTATGTATTTGAAAAAACAGAGGCGTTTCATGAGTCACGGCCAATAGGGGCATGATACACATGCATTTGGTGTATGGTGCCCTTATCGTATACGTTTTTCCAACCTATATGATATGTATTATATGACACGgctccgtatcgtacgatatggatAACACTGAATAAACCAGTTAAAAATGTACCATTACACAAACAATTAAACATTTGATAACATAATCAAAAGTTTGAAAGATCAAATTAATGAAGTTAAGCAACTAAAGTTTGCAAGTAGTCACTTGCaacactaaaaaagaaaaaaaaatccaaaaacagaAGCAAAAGGAAAGATCGTCTAAAGTAAGAAAAGAATAagattagaaaggaaaaaagcatAAGTCATTAAGTTGTGAAACAGAAAGGTTTGGGCACCTAGGCAAATTATATGCATTGTAGGCAATGTTTAGGCATTTTTAAGTGGCAGATTGCGTGGGAACAGCTAGTCTAGGTAACCAACCAAGCCTCAGAGCAGACAACACAAGTGGATGCCTATGTAGGAAGCATAGAATAAGTGGAATGTGAAGGCCACCGAGTTTGAAGAGGGTACTATTTGGAGGAGCCTTATTCAACATTTCTATTTGCAGTATGACTCTTGATTGCATTAGGATTCGACTGCATTGGAGGAGGAGTGCATTCCAATCTGGTTAAGTGCCTTGTAAATACCGACAAAGTATGTGTTTGTGTCTCCAAGGGTGAAAACAAGGAGGAAAGCAGCTGTCTCTCGTTTCTGCTGTCTAACATGAAGGTGCTAACCTGCTACAACATGAGTCTCTAGTGCACCAGCGTGAAAACACAACTGGGAGAAGAACTTTTCTACCTTGTTGAGGCATCAAATCTTTGACTTTCTTAAATTATAAACAATGTCATTGATGGTTGAAAATTGTCAACAAAATATCTAATGATGAGCTGAATTATTTTTGCAAAAGTATTATAGAATCAAGGAAGGTCAGGGAAATAATGTGAAGGAACACCTCACCCAACTATAGAAGAGTTCCAAAACTATGTGGGGTGCCTTTCAGTATGCATCTCACTTCACTTGTAAGAGTGATTGCCTCGTCCACAGGAGGTTTAGAAATATGAGGAAGAAAAGATGATAGGAATGGACTAGTCAATGGACCATTGTCTGCTAACTCATCATGTGAAGTTTGAAGCTTAGACCAACAATTCCATGATGGTTTGCTGGGCAGTAGACACCAACAGATTAAAACTCGTTGGATGAACTATCAAGAAGAAACTCCCTTTTCTTCTAGATGTACACTAATGTGCAAAAAGTTGCTTGTGCTTGCTTTTATGGTGTTAAAATGATAGAGCTCattaagaaaaacaatgatGATTCTGATTTTACTTCGAGTGGCCTGTGGTTTGATGCCATTTGGTTATGTAATGCCTCAAGTATCTTCATTGTTCAGAATAACCtcatatttttccctttctgttAAGAGTTTGTGGTGACTATTAAGATGATAATCTAATTTATTGCCTAGTATAACGTGTTATCTTCATTGTGCAGGTTTAGATTAAAAACCATTCAAAAACATTCCTGAGTTTCTTTCGAGATTTTGTGGAAATTGTACAATATTTTCCAGTTTAAATGTTCCTTTGCCTAGCTTCAGTcatatgatatttgaaaatgaaattagtACCTACAAGGCTACAACATGGTTGCACCATAAGTACATGTCATATGTCATGTATCAGGACATTTCATGATGGCAAATGGAACCATCTCATGATTACTTTCTGGAACTTGACTTTTCACTGTTTTTTTGCCTCAGTTTATCTATACATTTAGTTTTGGTTTTCCCTTTCTCATAGTGCACATTTGAGATCTGTCTTGGAACCAGATAAAGCATGCTGTTCACATGTAAATTAGATCTGTTCTTTCTCAGAAAACTATCTACTTGAGTTAGAGATTTAAAGTCTATCTGCTTCTCTTCGGGTTCTCATGACAATACCAGATTGTTGGACTGGCCATCAGATCTTGATGCTTGTTACATAATTCCAGGCTCTTGCTGGGGGTCCTCTGTTACAAGCTCGCAATTTTGCAGTCATGACAGGTGTAAACGCAGGTATATCCTGTGTCATGAAAAGAATACGGGGAGTGGAGGACATCCAAACCAGGTTTGTCTATGAATCTAATGTAAGACGTTATGGATCTTCTGTTGGTTTGGTGCTTTTGTTTCACAGTTATTAAATCATCGCACTGGCTTATTGACCATGTTTggaatttcttttgtttcctgtAAGGCAGTGTTTTGTGCCATTTTTTGCATTCTTgctctgtttttcttctttttgcttttttgtctGTAAGTTTGATGAGGTTATGtcacacttttttttataaatttcagtTGGGTGTAGAACGAGACATTAGTCTTAGAATATTTGATCTAGACAACTGATGGTGCTTTGAGAAAACTGAGCTTTATTAGACACTGGAtgtctttcttgcttttctcaACGTGCAACAACTTTGCAATATAAAGTCTGCTGCATTGGTGATTTTTAGTTCATGAATAAAAGTGTGGGCCTAGTTGTTAATTTCCAGCGTAAAAAATTGGATGAAAACAACACGACATGTACTGCCCACAGTCTGCAGCTATTTGACAGTGctacaaaaaaaggaaaaaatgaaaaagacgtgaaaaaatgcatttttctcgCGTCTTTTTTGACACGttcatttttttggggttaGGTGGCATAACTTGTAAGGAAGGAAATGGGCATTCTGTGGTTTCTGAAAAAGATGAGTTATGCTGTGGGAGTCGGAGAAAACAATTGCTTGTTCAGTTCATTGAGGTAGGTAACAGATTTCATTCGTAGGTAACAGATTtcattcttccttttctttctctttaggTCTTACGTCACTCTTACCCAAAGTTTAAATCTCCTCTTAGCCATCTCTCTTCCCCATCTTTCTGACTGTTCTCCTTCCATCTCTCTCAATTTCTGTCCATTCTTTTCCCCATCTCTCAGTTTCTGCTGTTGCACTGCTGGGTTTCCAGTTTCCACACAGGCAGCGGTTCTCTCAGTGTCTCTCGCTCCTTCTTCTGGTTTTTAATTTCTCATGTTCTTATTCTGATGGGTTACATGTTTGTGTGGATTAAGGGGCTCTAAATGGACTGCACACATCGTGTTCAAGCGTGTCCATTAAAAAACCATGAGTACTAGGTTTGTCACATCGTTGCTGACCACACTGTAAATTTTCTGCTACACCAGAAATCAGGTGCATACTGGGTGTGCAGTGGGTGCTTCTGTTAGTAATGCATGGTTTTTGtgtttatgttatatatataattgtaatcatatagtatacatatatgtaaaatcATACATGTATTGTCTtgttagtttttatttattttattttccctaatttttaggttttttcttaattttaaaaaatttactgtacttttcctttttttttttcgagctCGTCATATTGTACCCGAGAAAAAACTTGCCATTTAGAACTCCAAAACGTCATTTGTGACTAGGCTTTAGATCAATCCTTAGTCAGACCCACTATGACTCTTCTTTTACAGAGTAGGACTCATCAATAGGTTCTACTACGGTAGACTTCCAAGTAAAAGTGGGACATTTGGACTGGACATGTCCGACCTCCTGACACTTAAAGCAACGCAATGGGGATTCTCTACTGTGAGTTTTAGATCTAGTATTGTAAGCTGGTCCTATCTTTTTAGACTATGAGATGGACGTGGGTTTCACCCTAGACTTTGAGTCTTCTCCTTTTGAGGAGTCCGACCCCTGGGTTGGAAAACTCGACCTGGACTTCTAGGACTCATTGGTTTTGATCACAAGggtcttttgcttcctcttcaaggtctccttGACCTTCATAGCATAACTGGTAGCTCTATTAAGGGATTCCATCATAATACAATTAAAAACATCAGAAATAGCAGATTGGAAACCAGAGATATACCTGGTGACCTGTTGGCTCTCGATCGTCACAAGC
This window of the Nymphaea colorata isolate Beijing-Zhang1983 chromosome 2, ASM883128v2, whole genome shotgun sequence genome carries:
- the LOC116248590 gene encoding chloroplastic import inner membrane translocase subunit HP30-2-like, giving the protein MGEAAGQGVVEVTTASKKEVGFPFPGPIAQLQIRFRALENGFKTWLSKQSLPVEAAIVTATSAAQGAAIGAFMGTLTADVSSSLPVPPQGAALNPQAMASLQQAQALAGGPLLQARNFAVMTGVNAGISCVMKRIRGVEDIQTSMVAAFGSGAMFSLVSGMGGPNQAANVITSGLFFALVQGGLFKLGEKFSQPPAEDVQYAATRSMLMSLGLENYEKNFKKGLLTDRTLPLLTDSALRDVKIPPGPRLLILDHIQRVPDSRIGK